The Streptomyces tendae DNA segment GGAGCAGTAGGGATTACTCCGGAGTCCGCTGCGGACTGCCCCGACGGGAGCAGAACGTACTGCCGTGCATGGGCATCGTCCCGCTCCTCTCCCGGCACACGGTCGCCGGACGTTCCCGGCGATGCGGACACCCTCACTCTGCCCGGCCGCGCCCGCCCGGCGCCACCGAATAAAGCGCCACCGAATAAAGCGGCACCGGACGAACGCCGGACGACCGGCACCGGACACGGCGGAGGGCGGCACCGCCTTCCTGGCGGCACCGCCCTCGTACACCGTGGGGCGTGCGCCCCTCACTCCTCGCCGGCGAGCGTCAGCGTGCGCAGCTTCTGACCCGCGTACCAGGTGGCCAGCACGGTGACGGCGGCCAGCGCGACCGTCGCCGTCGTCAGGCCCACGTCCGAGGTGACCAGGTCACCGCCGGACACCTTCTCCGCCACGGCCAGCGCCCACTGCTGGACGCTCAGCGTGCGCGCGCCGGGCACCAGGGAGCCGAACAGCGCCTCCCAGATCAGCGCGTAGACCAGTCCGAAGACCACGGCGTGCCGCGAGACCGTGCCGAGCAGCAGGAACAGCGCCGCGTAAGCGATGGAGGCGACCAGCGCCGCCACCGTGTAGGCGACCGCGACCTGCTGGCCGTTGCCGTTCAGGATGAAGCCCGCGATCAGCGTCGGCACCGCGGAGAACACCATGGTGACGGCGACGGCGACGATCAGCTTCGTGTAGATGATCGTGGGCCGCTTGATCGGCTTGGACAGCAGGTACACCACCGAGCCGTCGTCGATCTCGGGGCCG contains these protein-coding regions:
- a CDS encoding ABC transporter permease subunit, giving the protein MYDPTVARLTYRALLGRRRALILGALPLLLIVISLAVRALAGADDQTAADILGGLALATMVPIIGVIAGTGAIGPEIDDGSVVYLLSKPIKRPTIIYTKLIVAVAVTMVFSAVPTLIAGFILNGNGQQVAVAYTVAALVASIAYAALFLLLGTVSRHAVVFGLVYALIWEALFGSLVPGARTLSVQQWALAVAEKVSGGDLVTSDVGLTTATVALAAVTVLATWYAGQKLRTLTLAGEE